The following proteins are co-located in the Pedobacter sp. FW305-3-2-15-E-R2A2 genome:
- a CDS encoding YajQ family cyclic di-GMP-binding protein, with protein sequence MPTFDIVSKVDAQTFDNAMNNAKKEILNRYDFNTSKSTIDHDKKTNQITIVTEDDMRLKAIQDAIISRMVKQGLDSSSLDFGKEQYASGNMIRKEISVKEGIDKETAKKIVAKIKASGLKVQASMMDDQVRVQSKSIDDLQAVISLCRGEDFGQPLQFINMRN encoded by the coding sequence ATGCCCACTTTTGATATTGTAAGTAAAGTTGACGCGCAAACTTTTGATAACGCGATGAACAATGCAAAAAAAGAAATCCTGAACCGTTATGATTTCAACACTTCTAAAAGTACGATAGACCATGATAAGAAGACCAATCAGATCACTATTGTAACAGAGGATGATATGCGTTTAAAAGCAATTCAGGACGCTATTATTTCCAGAATGGTTAAACAAGGACTGGATTCCAGCAGTTTGGATTTTGGTAAAGAGCAATATGCTTCAGGAAATATGATCAGAAAAGAGATCTCTGTAAAAGAAGGTATTGACAAAGAAACCGCTAAAAAAATTGTTGCAAAAATAAAAGCAAGCGGACTAAAAGTTCAGGCTTCGATGATGGATGACCAGGTTCGTGTACAGAGCAAGAGCATTGATGACCTTCAGGCAGTCATTTCTCTTTGCAGAGGCGAAGACTTCGGACAGCCATTACAGTTCATCAATATGCGTAACTAA
- a CDS encoding GNAT family N-acetyltransferase — MEIIDSGFIYSDDPQKIDAVAVHHYLSTQSYWAQNIPLQTVQKSIDNSLCFGIYKDSAQVGFARWITDKATFAYLADVYVSEIYRGQGLSKKLMSLMLFHPDLQGLRRYMLATMDAHGLYEQFGFKHIEHPERLMAVVIKDAYL; from the coding sequence ATGGAAATTATTGATAGTGGTTTTATTTATTCAGACGACCCACAGAAAATAGATGCTGTTGCGGTCCACCATTACCTGAGCACCCAATCCTACTGGGCGCAGAACATCCCTTTACAAACAGTTCAGAAATCCATAGACAATTCTCTTTGTTTTGGCATCTATAAAGATTCAGCACAGGTTGGATTTGCCAGATGGATTACGGATAAGGCGACCTTTGCCTACCTTGCTGATGTCTATGTTTCCGAGATCTACCGCGGCCAGGGTCTTTCCAAAAAACTGATGTCCCTCATGCTTTTCCACCCTGACCTGCAAGGGCTGAGAAGGTACATGCTCGCCACCATGGATGCGCATGGATTATATGAACAATTTGGCTTTAAGCACATAGAACATCCGGAAAGGCTGATGGCGGTAGTCATCAAAGACGCTTACCTTTAA
- a CDS encoding nicotinamide mononucleotide adenylyltransferase — protein sequence MEREILDTKRKALKINLNPKIYGTFAEIGAGQEVARNFFTAGAASGTVAKTMSAYDMTFSDAIYGVEESGRYVSQSRLLKMLGHEFALLNERLNGEKYDDRTFFAFADTVTTLNYNKSNDPHGWIGIRFQAEPGGEPNEIFFHVRLLDTDAALQQNVLGIIGVNLVYAAFYYNQDPKTMIESLADNLTVGSVEIDLISVNGPAFKNINNILLNLYLIVKDFSDAAIFDSLGKPCLPKDLLYKKDIMILRTKYAQKSNPNFSMLNKAVDQFVHSESVSKENLSVLIEVLMSNVLSSGEEEPESFDLEAVAKRAEDMCKTGNLVMVSNFTRHNKLAKYLDRCKPKSVGISTNINNLKFVFNSSNFGDNYSSQLLSYVSDMFSKNVRLFAYPFLDKKTNTVITSANMPVTPDAKPLFDFLILNGYIADIRDYSEGDVKTV from the coding sequence ATGGAAAGAGAAATTCTGGATACCAAGCGTAAAGCTTTGAAGATTAACTTAAACCCTAAGATCTACGGAACCTTTGCAGAGATTGGTGCAGGACAGGAAGTGGCCCGTAACTTTTTTACCGCAGGGGCTGCTTCAGGAACGGTTGCTAAGACCATGTCTGCTTACGACATGACCTTTAGTGATGCGATCTATGGTGTCGAAGAATCAGGAAGATATGTGAGTCAATCCAGGTTATTGAAAATGCTGGGCCATGAGTTTGCCTTGTTGAACGAAAGGTTAAACGGAGAGAAATACGACGACCGTACTTTCTTTGCCTTTGCAGATACGGTAACAACTTTAAATTATAACAAATCAAATGATCCGCATGGCTGGATCGGAATCCGTTTTCAGGCAGAGCCGGGAGGGGAACCCAACGAGATCTTTTTCCATGTAAGGCTACTTGATACTGATGCTGCCTTGCAGCAGAATGTATTGGGAATTATTGGCGTAAACCTTGTTTATGCTGCTTTCTACTATAACCAGGATCCGAAAACAATGATCGAATCTCTGGCAGATAACCTGACTGTAGGTTCTGTGGAGATCGATTTAATCTCTGTAAACGGACCTGCATTTAAAAACATCAATAACATCCTTTTAAACCTTTATCTGATCGTAAAGGACTTCTCGGATGCCGCTATATTTGATTCCCTGGGTAAGCCTTGTTTACCTAAAGACCTTTTGTATAAAAAGGACATCATGATCTTGCGGACCAAATATGCGCAGAAATCCAATCCTAATTTTAGCATGTTAAATAAGGCGGTGGATCAGTTTGTGCACTCAGAAAGCGTCAGCAAAGAGAACTTAAGTGTTTTGATTGAAGTACTGATGTCGAATGTGTTGAGCTCAGGAGAGGAAGAACCGGAAAGCTTTGACCTGGAGGCCGTGGCCAAAAGAGCAGAAGATATGTGTAAAACGGGCAACCTGGTGATGGTTTCTAACTTTACAAGACACAACAAACTGGCTAAATATTTAGACCGTTGCAAGCCGAAAAGTGTGGGGATTTCTACGAACATCAACAACCTTAAATTTGTGTTCAACTCCAGTAATTTCGGAGATAATTATTCCAGTCAGCTTTTGAGTTATGTGAGCGACATGTTCAGCAAGAATGTGCGCTTATTCGCTTACCCGTTTTTAGATAAAAAGACCAATACGGTCATCACCAGTGCCAATATGCCCGTAACACCGGATGCAAAACCGTTGTTCGACTTCCTGATCCTGAACGGATACATTGCCGATATCAGGGACTACAGCGAAGGAGATGTGAAAACGGTTTAA